Below is a window of Pelobates fuscus isolate aPelFus1 chromosome 13, aPelFus1.pri, whole genome shotgun sequence DNA.
tcctatggaacgcccttcccctctctgtcagtccctccattggtttcccataagatataaggttcaatttaagatcctgatacttacttacttacaaatctctacacatgCTGCTCTGACCGACTTATTCTcgctaatacacaaatatgtcccattcaggcccctacgctctgccggagacctacatctattctctgttcgtactcctacctctgatgctccccttctagacttctctagggctgcaccgttcctatggaacgctcttccctgctctgttagactttcacccaaacTACActccttaaaaaacaaaacaaaaaaaaacaactttgaaaacttacttttttaggaaagcatttcaattaaactgtgaacagctttccctccccgcacccagaTTCCGCTCCTGAAagggtcatcaaaacaaaacactaagccctcagtgaatactatcctcgCAACCCacatttctaccctacccttacctttcatgtcactataccccactccttctagcatgtaataTTGCCCcttaaaaaggggggagggggctttATGTGAGGAGTAGAAAGATACACCTTTAAAGCAGGTGAAAGTCCAGactagactaaaaaaaaaaaaaactgccaatgGCTGGTATAATTTCTGAAACACCAGCACATGTATGATGAAGGTCACCAAAATGACACTGCCGAGGCATTCCCTGATAATGATTACACTTTAAAGGGCGTAAAGTGCCAGCGTCCTGCATCAAAATGACCATGGTAAAGACACATACAACACTGGAGAATAATGCGTCACTGGGTAGACTGTCCTTTGGACACTGAGTAATTACTAGATTAATGACTTGCAGTGCTATTATAACCTTTCTCGTATAAAAATCTTCGATAAagatgaaacatttaaaaaaaaaaaagttaattattaTTACTGAGATAATGTTTATTATGAATGTATCTAGAACCATTCCATAATACACAGTTCACGTTCCTTTATCTGCTCTATAACTGCATAGAATTGTTTCTATACATCAAGGTATATAAATAGCCCTGTATGTCTATCTATATAATTATCTCTCTCCATTTATCCTGAGCCTTGCACTTAATGTCTCCGGATGGTATTGCCCTCATATAGCTTCTAGCCAAACAGTCGAAATACCAGTAGACTGTGTGAGACAGCACTTGTGGGATTTGGTGATGTATATATAGGTCTGCTGTTTATTTCCTGCAAGCAaatatcccccccaaaaaaaccatcGGCAAAGTTTCAGACCAATATTTAGCAAGGATAGGACTGACTGTGGATTACATGAAGCTCTGTTTATTTGTATTATAATTTACCAATTTAAAAAGACCTTAAAACAGGTCTATTCTAAATCTGTGCTGGAATACTAGAAAATGAGATTTTGCAGTCCTTGATGGACATCTTATCAATATGCCTGTAATCCAGAAAAATTGGAGAGTGTCCTTCAAATAACAAATGTGATTGCAGGATTTAGCTTTATATATCTGTAAATCTTGGACTACTGTACTAGGTTAAGAGGGGATTGCAAAATGTATTTTAGTATACAGATAGGTTTCCTATTCTGAGCTGGAAGAAATCAGCCTAGCATATAAACACAGTGtacaagaaaataaattacatattacataggTTACATGATTACATTACACGATTACCTTCTTTGTGAGAGGCTAATGTAACAATACTTATATCAAAGAAGAAATAAATCATTATATACTGTTACACAGTATTATATTTTGTTAGAATATAACAATCTGAAATATAAtaatcaaaaaataatataccctATAAAGAGGTGAGATGTttcttattgtatatatattttattattattattttttttttttatttatctcttgAGAATTGGAAGAATGCTTCAACGCCATACTGCAATGGTTTGGCCATTTCGaccttaatttaaaatttactttgaattcctgataattcttaccttagtgaataacctggtCTAGTTATAGCTCATAGATCGACCAAAACACTTATCTCAGCTCTACAATACATGCATTTATAGTCTCATTTTGTTGAAGCGAGGTACGAAGAATTTATGTACACATACCTTCAGCCTCTGAACACTGCGCTTGATGGGATTTTTCTTCTCTCTGATCACGAGACAGATTTTTGTCTTCTGATGGACTAAGGTCCTCTGGCGGCCAACGCAGTTCACCACTCTCCACATCTCCAGATTCCGTTGGCTCTACAACTATTGATGGCAACCGCTTTGTCAGTTTAGGATGTTTTTCGTGAGAATCTGGAAAAATCTAAGATAGAAATGGTTATCAGTGTTCTAGAATTATTAACGTACTCACAGTTCATGCAGTTTGAAATTACAGACTTGAGGCATAAAGAATACAATACATTTAGGATTTTTGTAAAGAGTGGTCTTCACAGTAAAAATCAATATTGAGTAAGTTTTGTACCTGAACTGTGTTGCCTTCAGCACCGGGCGGAGCGCTTAATGTGAATTCTTCCATGGCAGGGTCACAGGTATTAATCACTTCTGTCATTCTAGAAAAGATTGGTGTAATTAACGCTTGCTACATCTCAAATGTCAGaacacagagcacacacacactccccaAATAATATACATAATTAATACCAATACAACACTACAGCAAATTTCTTATAGTTTACAAGCATCAGAAATTCTGAGGACACCATGGCAAGTTAGGCACAGGGCTAGTTGCACAAGGGAGGGGCACATTCagataaagagtttttttttggAAAGGTTAAGGCGAGTCTAAGTGATTTCGATAGGTACTATATATAGAGTTAAATACTTTGTACAGCAAAATTCCCTCTTTAACAGGTTATACAGAATGAAAcacacagagaaaacaataactatcccttactgagatagtgagtgatatactaaagtgcctgaataaaagcagctcaacacaaaaagtggaataccttatgtggcgaaaccgaactcgccacgtgtccttggagggggctgcttgcccgcctcttgcctttggactatggaccagaccttatgtgaatgtgttaacccagatagttatgccatggagcccattcgtgtagttaaagacttcggctccgtggcgagtgaactgtgtgagtaggatctgcgcgctattcggtagttttgtgcgcgcagatcccagctatctggggatatgtgaaatgtctgtgtgttatggataaaaagtaactttctgtattttaaagtattttatgtcttttactgtctttttgtctgccatgtgggtaatggagttttgcctcagtccttggagataattagattccttcctcaattatctccaggccagaggggagggattgtgaggcattgtgggaggtaaccggtctgagctggaaagtcatgctgacaggggttttaaaagatactattactaacttttgaacccctggtctgattcatgccattttttttaaatatgttgttcccctgaatggattgattgtggatatgtatttttatgtgaatgtgatgtatggttttagagttatgaaagttgggtagaaagtatgttttaactgtatgtataattgggttaagtgttaatctaaggggaggagatgtgtgggaggtaacatctatgctattggatattttacacctcccctgtgggcaggcttcaatgtgtaagatggaaataaaagccaggctggatgtgccagtccagagttcctgttttaccctcaaagtgaagtgtcgtctcattattgggggaaggatttattgcatgctgttccagtttgactgctaggagtgcaaacctattcgtatggttcctattcaactgtctacagcattcagaggcttgagaggattcatatgcttctcagattcggtgattgtggtgtctgccagagtgcttggagtcctcaggaaacgctaggagcatcctttaacggaggtacccagtcggggtgccaggcgatccgttacattggtggcagcggtgggatggcgtcctagtgcgaggtaaagcagctcagagacactgtttggatttacaaattgagggcaacgctagcactcgtgcagcgcccctgggagcagactagtatggaaggttctggctctggagatgattggctggccgaggtgaggcagcgagtggccgagtatggggatgatatacccatggagacatgccgggtgatctggaaccaggtcatggccgagcgaaacacaaggctggaccgagaattccggttggcgaaagagaggaagtatgctcagcagcaggagcgttacagcagccgagtagaggctgcatccgaggaggttagccgtctttccctgaagcggcgggaggaacccgaagtgggggtcctcatagactggtcctgtgaggaaccacaagaggcaggtagagatgggaccaaggtctctccaccgggatgctgggcagccggcccagatccccagcagcagccagagttgccaggtggggaagcaggtggcccttactcacaaatgttgaggggcctcacggattggtcctgggaagacccacagatggcaggtggagatgggactgcggtctctctaccggccctacagggatgctgggcagtcggcccagatccccagcggcagtgtgcgttacagggagctgaaggtgccgttcttgctccccagcggcagtctacggtgcagggagaggagcctgttatcccctctccccagcggttgaaggtgtgtaagggagaggagtttgttattccctctccccagcggcagcacagctcaccaaggggagacagtaagcccctcaccagcgcagatgggaccgtggtctctgcgccctgcctacagggagtacagagggtcagccctgctccccagcggctgaaagtgtgtaagggagaggagtttgttaccccctctccccagcggcagcttagcacaccaaggggagacagtaagccccacaccagcgcagatgggaccgtggtctctgtgcccaagttacagggagctgaaggggccgtcctccctccccagcggcagtgtgatttgttgggaattgggagcccagtctccattccccagtggcagagtatccagcagggaatggagagcccagccccctttccccctcagcaggactctgtgctgggaggagagacagtcggtctccctccgcagagatgggaagtatgtatgggagaggagattgttaccacctctccccagcggcggatcattaatgtacagggaatagagagcccagtctccattccccagcggcagagtgttctaatgggagaggagctggtt
It encodes the following:
- the LBHD2 gene encoding LBH domain-containing protein 2, with translation MTEVINTCDPAMEEFTLSAPPGAEGNTVQIFPDSHEKHPKLTKRLPSIVVEPTESGDVESGELRWPPEDLSPSEDKNLSRDQREEKSHQAQCSEAEGATHSFHEGEHYAGCRESGNN